The genomic DNA CAGGCTCGCACTCGCCTGCGTGCTGGCCTCCGCCCCAGAACTGCTGCTGCTCGACGAGCCCACCAACCATCTCGACCTCCCTGCCACCAACTGGCTGGAGGACCACCTGCGCGCCCACCGCGGAACCCTCGTCGTCGTCACCCACGACCGGGCCTTCCTGGAGCGCACCACCACCGTGATCCTGGAGGTCGACCGGGATCTGCGCAGCGTCTCGCGCTACGGGGACGGCTGGGACGGCTACCGCAGCGCGAAGGCCGCCGCCCGCCGCCGCTGGGCGCAGGACCACCAGGCATGGCTGGACGAACTGACCCGTACCCAGGAACTCGTCGACGCGGCGGGCCGACGGCTGGCCGGCACCGGAAAGGACCCCCACGAGGGCTGGGGCAAGCACCGCCGCTCGCACGAGGCCAAGCTGTCCGGACAGGTCAGAGCGGCCAGGACCCGACTGGACGAGCTGCGACGGTCACCCGTGCCCGCCCCGCCCCGACCGCTGCGCTTCACCGCCGAACTGACCGTGGCGGCGGAGGGCGGACCGCACCAGGAGCCGCTTGCCGAACTCGACTCCATCGTGGTCGGCGACCGGCTCGACCTGCCTGCCTGGCAGGTGACTGCGGGACAGCGACTGCTGGTCACCGGCCCCAACGGCGCCGGGAAGACCACTCTGCTGCGAGTCCTGGCAGGAGACCTCCGCCCCGACCGCGGCACGGTCCGACGCCGGGCCAGGATCGGCTACCTCCCGCAGGAACTTCCCGCCAGGCCGACCCGCCGTACGCTGCTCGCGACCTTCGCCGCAGGTCGTCCCGGCCACCCGGAAACCTGGGCGGAACACCTGCTCGCCCTGGGCCTGTTCCGGCCGGAGGATCTGACGGTGCCCGTCGCCGCCCTCTCCGTCGGTCAGCAACGACGGCTCGCCATCGCCCGGCTGGTCACCCGCCCGGCCGATCTGCTGGTGCTGGACGAGCCGACGAACCACATCGCGCTCGACCTGGTGGAGGAGCTGGAGGCCGCACTGGCGCAGTACACAGGAGCGGTGGTCGTCGTGTCGCACGACCGCAGCTTCCGTGGCAGGTTCGCCGGCGACCGACTGGAGCTCCGTGCCGGACGAACGGTCGCCGGGACCCGCACGTAGAGTTCGAGCGGCATGACCGATGCGAGACGAGCCACCCGGAGCAGCTTCTGTGCGAGTGATCATTTTCGGCGCCACCGGGATGGTGGGCCAAGGCGTACTGCGGGCCTGCCTGCTCGACGACCGGGTCGAGAGCGTCCTGATCGTCGGCCGCACGCCGGCAGGCGTGCGGCACCCCAAGGTCCGTGAGGTCGTCCACAGCGACTTCACGGACTTCTCGGCGATCGACGCCGAGCTCACCGGCCTCGACGCGTGCTTCTTCTGCCTCGGCGTCACCTCGGCCGGTCTGAGCGCGGAGGAGTACTCCCGCATCACGTACACGTACACCTTGGCCGCCGCCCGGGCGGTCGCCGCCCACAACCCGGGGCTGACCTTCACGTACGTGTCCGGCGAAGGCACTGACAGCAGCGAGAAGGGCCGCACCGCGTGGGCGAGGGTCAAGGGGCGCACCGAGAACGAGCTCCTGGCGATGGGGTTCCACGCGTACATGTTCCGGCCGGGCTACATCCAGCCGCTGCACGGCGCGACGTCGAAGACCGCCATGTACCGCTGGATGTACCGCGGTGTCTCCTGGCTGTACCCGGTGCTCCGGCGGATCATGCCGAACCATGTGACGACCACCGACAACATGGGGCGCGCCATGATCGCCGTCGTCGGCCTGCACGGCTCCGGCGAACACATCCTGCACAGCCGAGAGATCAACCGCGCGGCCGGCGCATAGCCTCTCGACGTCGGTCCCGGACGTATTCCGCCAGCCGTTCCACGAAGACCCGCTGGCCCGTGACGAGACGCTCCGCCGCCTCGTCCGGCGTGCACCAGGCGAACCGGTCGATCTCCGGGAACTCTTTCTGCACGCCGGACCCCCGGGGCCACTCCATGGTGAACGTCCCGGGCTCGGCGCGCACCGGATCGACATCGGCCTCCATCGCCCACACGACCACCGACTTGCCACCGGTCTGACGGGACTCACCGAGCGGCACCCACACTCCGTCAGGTGCCCGATGGCCGAACTCCTCCTCGAACTCCCGGCGGGCAGCGGCCTCGGGCTCCTCATCGGGGCCGTACTCGCCCTTGGGGACCGACCACGCCGCCGCCTCGCGCCTCGCCCAGAACGGGCCGCCCATGTGCCCGATGAACACCTCGAACCCGGCTTCGCCGTCCGTGGACCGGAACAGCAGAAGACCCGCACTGCGCTTCTGAGACGACATACCGTCAAGTCTCCCCAATGATCACGGGTGTCATCGAGCCGCCGCACCCTGTTTCCCCTGAGGTTCCCGAGGCCCCCTGGTGCGTGGCGGTGGGCGCGGCCATGCTGTCCGCCGACAGCGCTTACTGCCCGCCCAACCACCGCCAATCCAGGAGGATCTGTGGGACCTGGCATAGTCGGCAGAGCAACGCGACCCCTCGT from Streptomyces sp. NBC_01707 includes the following:
- the abc-f gene encoding ribosomal protection-like ABC-F family protein is translated as MPVQHDHAQLTLKDVSKAYGDRTVLDQVSLTVRPGDRVGVIGENGSGKSTLLRLMAGAEKPDTGDVSVRFHAGIGHLSQTLALGAAHTVQDTVDAALAELRELERRIRTAEAALATSETPSEAELAAYGDLLTAYEERDGYRADARADAALHGLGVGHLTRDRSLGTLSGGEQSRLALACVLASAPELLLLDEPTNHLDLPATNWLEDHLRAHRGTLVVVTHDRAFLERTTTVILEVDRDLRSVSRYGDGWDGYRSAKAAARRRWAQDHQAWLDELTRTQELVDAAGRRLAGTGKDPHEGWGKHRRSHEAKLSGQVRAARTRLDELRRSPVPAPPRPLRFTAELTVAAEGGPHQEPLAELDSIVVGDRLDLPAWQVTAGQRLLVTGPNGAGKTTLLRVLAGDLRPDRGTVRRRARIGYLPQELPARPTRRTLLATFAAGRPGHPETWAEHLLALGLFRPEDLTVPVAALSVGQQRRLAIARLVTRPADLLVLDEPTNHIALDLVEELEAALAQYTGAVVVVSHDRSFRGRFAGDRLELRAGRTVAGTRT
- a CDS encoding NAD-dependent epimerase/dehydratase family protein, producing the protein MRVIIFGATGMVGQGVLRACLLDDRVESVLIVGRTPAGVRHPKVREVVHSDFTDFSAIDAELTGLDACFFCLGVTSAGLSAEEYSRITYTYTLAAARAVAAHNPGLTFTYVSGEGTDSSEKGRTAWARVKGRTENELLAMGFHAYMFRPGYIQPLHGATSKTAMYRWMYRGVSWLYPVLRRIMPNHVTTTDNMGRAMIAVVGLHGSGEHILHSREINRAAGA
- a CDS encoding NUDIX domain-containing protein; translated protein: MSSQKRSAGLLLFRSTDGEAGFEVFIGHMGGPFWARREAAAWSVPKGEYGPDEEPEAAARREFEEEFGHRAPDGVWVPLGESRQTGGKSVVVWAMEADVDPVRAEPGTFTMEWPRGSGVQKEFPEIDRFAWCTPDEAAERLVTGQRVFVERLAEYVRDRRREAMRRPRG